From the genome of Vulpes lagopus strain Blue_001 chromosome 2, ASM1834538v1, whole genome shotgun sequence, one region includes:
- the LOC121484893 gene encoding olfactory receptor 4N5: METENSTVLTDFILLGLTQSQHVQLLVFVLVLGFYLIILPGNFLIILTIRSDPGLTAPLYFFLGNLAFLDASYSFIVAPRMLVDFLSKKKIISYRGCITQLFFLHFLGAGEMFLLVVMAFDRYIAICHPLHYSTIMNARVCYTLLLALWLGGFAHSIVQVALILQLPFCGPNQLDNFFCDVPQVIKLACTDTFVVELLMVSNSGLLTLLCFLGLLASYAVILCRVKGHSSEGKNKALSTCTTHIIIVFLMFGPAIFIYTRPFRAFPADKVVSLFHTVIFPLMNPVIYTLRNQEVKASMKRLLSRHMAC, encoded by the coding sequence ATGGAGACAGAGAACAGCACAGTGTTGACAGACTTCATTCTCTTGGGTCTAACCCAGTCTCAACATGTTCAGCTCCTGGTATTCGTGCTTGTCTTAGGTTTCTATCTCATCATCCTCCCTGGAAACTTCCTTATCATCCTCACCATCAGATCAGACCCTGGCCTCACAGCCCCCCTCTACTTCTTTCTGGGAAACTTGGCTTTCCTGGATGCATCTTACTCTTTCATTGTGGCTCCCAGGATGCTGGTGGACTTcctctccaaaaagaaaataatctcctACAGAGGTTGCATCACTCAGCTCTTTTTCTTGCACTTCCTGGGGGCGGGGGAAATGTTCCTTCTTGTTGTGATGGCCTTTGACCGCTACATCGCCATCTGTCATCCCTTGCACTATTCCACCATCATGAACGCTAGAGTCTGCTACACCTTGCTGCTGGCCCTGTGGCTTGGGGGATTTGCTCATTCCATTGTACAAGTAGCCCTTATTCTCCAGTTGCCGTTCTGTGGCCCCAACCAGTTGGATAACTTCTTCTGTGATGTGCCGCAAGTCATCAAGCTGGCCTGCACAGACACCTTTGTGGTGGAGCTCCTGATGGTCTCCAACAGTGGCCTGCTCACCCTGCTGTGCTTCCTGGGACTTCTGGCCTCCTATGCAGTCATCCTCTGCCGTGTGAAGGGACACTCCTCTGAAGGGAAGAACAAGGCTCTTTCCACATGTACTACACATATTATCATTGTGTTTCTCATGTTTGGACCTGCCATCTTCATCTACACTCGACCCTTCAGAGCCTTCCCAGCTGACAAAGTAGTTTCTCTCTTTCACACAGTCATCTTTCCTTTGATGAACCCTGTGATTTATACACTTCGCAACCAAGAAGTGAAAGCTTCCATGAAGAGGTTATTGAGTCGTCACATGGCTTGCTGA